Proteins from a single region of Pseudomonas sp. 10S4:
- the rpsR gene encoding 30S ribosomal protein S18: MARFFRRRKFCRFTAEDVKEIDYKDLNTLKAYVSETGKIVPSRITGTKARYQRQLATAIKRARFLALLAYTDSHGR, translated from the coding sequence ATGGCACGTTTCTTCCGTCGTCGTAAATTCTGCCGCTTCACCGCTGAAGACGTGAAAGAGATCGATTACAAAGATCTCAACACCCTGAAAGCATACGTATCCGAGACCGGCAAAATTGTTCCAAGCCGTATCACCGGTACCAAAGCTCGTTATCAGCGTCAGCTGGCCACCGCTATCAAGCGCGCCCGCTTCCTGGCCCTGCTGGCCTACACCGACAGCCACGGCCGCTGA
- a CDS encoding extracellular solute-binding protein has product MMFRNTLRRGLTFTLLGLALATPLTQAADPVSLTLYNGQHKEVGDAVAKAFEAKTGIHVNVRKGSSNQLASQVVEEGDRSPADVIYTEESPPLNKLGEQGLLAQADAATLAVLPKDYVAGNGTWIGITARVRVVAFNPKLVDEKDLPKSVMEFSDPKWQGKVGFVPSSGAFQEQAVAIIKTHGMDAAEEWLTGLRAFGKVYSNNMVALKAVENGEVATVLVNNYYWFALQREKGQLDSKLHYFTGGDVGGLITVSSAAVLKSSKHPKEAQQLLAYMASEEGQRVITQTTAEYPLHKGMESDRGLKPFSELEAPKVTPADLGNAEEALDLERDVGLN; this is encoded by the coding sequence ATGATGTTTCGAAATACCCTGCGCCGCGGCCTGACCTTTACCCTCCTCGGCCTGGCACTCGCCACTCCCCTCACCCAAGCCGCCGACCCGGTATCCCTGACGCTCTATAACGGCCAACACAAGGAAGTCGGCGACGCTGTCGCCAAAGCCTTTGAAGCCAAGACCGGGATTCACGTCAATGTGCGTAAAGGCAGCAGCAACCAGCTCGCCAGCCAGGTCGTCGAAGAAGGCGATCGCTCCCCGGCCGATGTGATCTACACCGAAGAATCGCCGCCACTGAACAAGCTCGGCGAACAAGGCCTGCTGGCTCAGGCCGATGCCGCCACCCTCGCCGTCCTGCCGAAAGATTACGTCGCGGGCAACGGCACCTGGATCGGCATCACCGCCCGGGTCCGCGTGGTCGCCTTCAACCCGAAACTGGTCGATGAAAAAGACCTGCCGAAATCGGTCATGGAATTCTCCGATCCAAAATGGCAAGGCAAGGTCGGTTTCGTACCTTCCAGCGGCGCCTTCCAGGAACAAGCCGTGGCGATCATCAAGACCCACGGCATGGACGCTGCCGAAGAATGGCTGACCGGCCTGCGCGCGTTCGGCAAGGTTTACAGCAACAACATGGTCGCCCTCAAAGCTGTGGAAAACGGCGAAGTCGCGACCGTGCTGGTAAACAACTATTACTGGTTCGCCTTGCAGCGCGAAAAAGGCCAGCTCGACTCGAAACTGCATTACTTCACTGGCGGCGACGTCGGCGGACTGATCACCGTTTCCAGCGCTGCCGTGCTGAAATCCAGCAAACATCCAAAAGAAGCCCAGCAATTGCTCGCCTACATGGCCAGCGAAGAAGGTCAGCGCGTGATCACCCAGACCACCGCCGAATATCCGCTGCACAAAGGTATGGAATCGGATCGTGGGCTCAAGCCGTTCAGCGAACTCGAAGCCCCCAAAGTCACGCCAGCCGACCTCGGCAATGCCGAAGAAGCTCTGGATCTGGAACGTGACGTTGGCTTGAACTGA
- a CDS encoding YgiQ family radical SAM protein: MQAAKPLFDYPKYWAECFGPAPFLPMSREEMDQLGWDSCDIIIVTGDAYVDHPSFGMAIIGRLLESQGFRVGIIAQPNWQSKDDFMKLGEPNLFFGVAAGNMDSMINRYTADKKVRSDDAYTPGGMAGKRPDRASLVYSQRCKEAYKNVPIVLGGIEASLRRIAHYDYWQDRVRNSILIDACADILLYGNAERAIVEVAQRLSYGHKIEDITDVRGTAFIRRDTPKDWYEVDSTRIDRPGKVDKIINPYVNTQDTQACAIEQEKGPVEDPEEAKVVQILASPKMTRDKTVIRLPSVEKVRGDAVLYAHANRVLHLETNPGNARALVQKHGEVDVWFNPPPIPMTTEEMDYVFGMPYARIPHPAYGKEKIPAYDMIRFSVNIMRGCFGGCTFCSITEHEGRIIQNRSEESIIREIEEIRDKVPGFTGVISDLGGPTANMYRIACKTPEIESACRKPSCVFPGICPNLNTDHSSLIQLYRSARALPGVKKILIASGLRYDLAVESPEYVKELVTHHVGGYLKIAPEHTEEGPLNQMMKPGIGSYDKFKRMFEKYSKEAGKEQYLIPYFIAAHPGTTDEDMMNLALWLKGNGFRADQVQAFYPSPMATATAMYHSGKNPLRKVTYKSDAVTIVKSEEQRRLHKAFLRYHDPKGWPMLREALTRMGRADLIGPGKTQLIPLHQPATDSYQSARRKNSTPAGSHKVAATEKTTKILTQHTGLPPRASDGGNSWDKREQAKAAAFARNQQAAKDRKDAAKGKGPKPARKPVVPR, encoded by the coding sequence ATGCAAGCAGCCAAGCCGTTATTTGACTATCCCAAGTACTGGGCCGAATGTTTCGGGCCAGCGCCATTCCTGCCCATGAGCAGGGAGGAGATGGATCAGCTCGGCTGGGATTCCTGCGACATCATCATCGTCACCGGTGATGCATACGTTGACCATCCGTCGTTCGGTATGGCGATCATCGGCCGGCTGCTGGAGTCCCAGGGCTTCCGCGTCGGGATCATTGCCCAGCCGAACTGGCAGTCCAAAGACGACTTCATGAAGCTCGGTGAGCCGAACCTGTTCTTCGGTGTCGCGGCCGGCAACATGGACTCGATGATCAACCGCTATACCGCCGACAAGAAAGTCCGTTCCGATGACGCCTACACCCCCGGTGGCATGGCGGGCAAACGTCCGGACCGCGCGAGCCTGGTCTACAGCCAGCGCTGTAAAGAAGCCTACAAAAACGTGCCGATTGTCCTCGGTGGCATCGAAGCTTCCCTGCGCCGCATCGCTCATTACGATTACTGGCAGGACCGGGTACGTAACTCGATCCTGATCGACGCCTGCGCCGACATCCTGCTCTACGGCAACGCCGAGCGTGCGATTGTCGAAGTCGCCCAGCGTCTGTCCTACGGTCACAAGATCGAAGACATCACCGACGTGCGCGGCACCGCGTTCATCCGTCGCGATACGCCGAAAGACTGGTACGAAGTCGATTCCACGCGTATCGACCGTCCGGGCAAGGTCGACAAGATCATCAACCCGTACGTGAACACCCAGGACACCCAAGCCTGCGCCATCGAACAGGAAAAAGGTCCGGTTGAAGACCCGGAAGAAGCCAAGGTCGTACAGATCCTGGCCAGCCCGAAGATGACTCGCGATAAAACCGTGATTCGTCTGCCATCGGTTGAGAAGGTTCGTGGTGATGCGGTTCTCTACGCTCACGCCAACCGCGTGCTTCACCTGGAAACCAACCCGGGCAACGCCCGCGCGCTGGTACAGAAGCATGGCGAAGTCGACGTCTGGTTCAACCCGCCGCCGATTCCGATGACCACCGAAGAAATGGACTACGTGTTCGGCATGCCTTACGCACGGATTCCGCACCCGGCGTACGGCAAGGAAAAAATTCCGGCCTACGACATGATCCGCTTCTCGGTGAACATCATGCGTGGCTGCTTCGGTGGCTGCACCTTCTGCTCGATCACCGAGCACGAAGGCCGGATCATCCAGAACCGTTCCGAAGAGTCGATCATTCGCGAAATCGAAGAGATCCGCGACAAGGTCCCAGGCTTCACCGGCGTCATTTCCGACCTCGGCGGCCCGACCGCGAACATGTACCGCATCGCCTGCAAGACCCCGGAAATCGAATCCGCGTGCCGCAAGCCATCGTGCGTGTTCCCTGGCATTTGCCCGAACCTGAACACCGACCACTCGTCGTTGATCCAGCTGTATCGCAGCGCCCGTGCCTTGCCGGGTGTGAAGAAGATCCTGATCGCTTCCGGCTTGCGCTACGACCTCGCGGTCGAGTCGCCGGAATACGTCAAGGAGCTGGTGACTCACCACGTGGGTGGTTACCTGAAGATCGCCCCGGAACACACCGAGGAAGGTCCGCTCAACCAGATGATGAAGCCGGGCATTGGCAGCTATGACAAGTTCAAGCGCATGTTCGAGAAGTACTCCAAGGAAGCCGGGAAAGAGCAGTACCTGATTCCGTACTTCATCGCCGCCCACCCGGGCACCACCGACGAAGACATGATGAACCTGGCCTTGTGGCTCAAGGGCAACGGCTTCCGCGCCGACCAGGTGCAGGCGTTCTACCCGTCGCCGATGGCTACCGCCACCGCGATGTACCACTCGGGCAAGAACCCGCTGCGTAAGGTCACTTACAAGAGCGACGCCGTGACCATCGTCAAGAGCGAAGAGCAGCGTCGTCTGCACAAGGCGTTCTTGCGTTATCACGACCCGAAAGGCTGGCCGATGCTGCGTGAAGCGCTGACCCGCATGGGCCGCGCCGACCTGATCGGGCCGGGAAAAACCCAGCTGATTCCGTTGCATCAACCGGCCACCGACAGCTACCAGAGCGCCCGTCGCAAGAACTCGACACCGGCTGGCAGCCATAAAGTGGCAGCAACTGAAAAGACCACCAAGATCCTCACTCAGCACACCGGCCTGCCGCCGCGTGCCAGCGATGGTGGTAACTCGTGGGACAAGCGTGAACAGGCCAAGGCTGCGGCGTTCGCCCGCAACCAGCAAGCCGCCAAGGACCGCAAGGACGCGGCCAAAGGCAAAGGGCCAAAGCCTGCGCGCAAGCCGGTTGTACCGCGCTAA
- the rplI gene encoding 50S ribosomal protein L9 encodes MQLILLEKVTNLGNLGDKVNVKAGYGRNYLLPYGKATAATAANVAAFEERRAELEKAAADRKTSAENRAAQLAELEVTITATAGDEGKLFGSIGTHDIADALTASGVEVAKSEVRLPNGTIRNVGEFDVAVHLHAEVEATVRVVVVAA; translated from the coding sequence ATGCAACTGATCCTTCTGGAAAAAGTCACCAACCTGGGCAACCTGGGTGACAAAGTGAACGTTAAGGCTGGTTACGGTCGTAACTACCTGCTGCCTTACGGCAAAGCTACCGCTGCGACCGCTGCCAACGTGGCTGCGTTCGAAGAGCGTCGCGCTGAGCTGGAAAAAGCCGCAGCAGACCGTAAAACTTCGGCTGAAAACCGCGCCGCCCAACTGGCTGAGCTGGAAGTGACTATCACTGCCACCGCTGGTGACGAAGGCAAGCTGTTCGGTTCGATCGGTACTCACGACATCGCTGATGCACTGACCGCCTCTGGCGTTGAAGTTGCAAAAAGCGAAGTTCGTCTGCCGAACGGCACCATCCGCAACGTAGGCGAATTCGACGTAGCCGTGCACCTGCACGCTGAAGTTGAAGCCACCGTACGCGTTGTCGTGGTAGCAGCTTAA
- the rpsF gene encoding 30S ribosomal protein S6, producing the protein MRHYEIIFLVHPDQSEQVGGMVERYTKLIEEDGGKIHRLEDWGRRQLAYAINNVHKAHYVMLNVECTGKALAELEDNFRYNDAVIRNLVIRREEAVTGQSEMLKAEENRSERRERRDRPEHSDAEGVDSDDSDNSDNADE; encoded by the coding sequence ATGCGTCATTACGAAATCATCTTTTTGGTCCACCCGGATCAAAGCGAGCAAGTCGGCGGCATGGTAGAGCGTTACACCAAGCTGATCGAAGAAGACGGCGGCAAAATCCACCGTCTGGAAGATTGGGGCCGTCGTCAACTGGCCTACGCAATCAACAATGTTCACAAGGCTCACTACGTGATGCTGAACGTTGAATGCACTGGCAAGGCCCTGGCCGAGCTGGAAGACAACTTCCGCTACAACGATGCAGTGATCCGTAACCTGGTCATCCGTCGCGAAGAAGCCGTTACTGGCCAATCCGAGATGCTCAAGGCTGAAGAAAACCGCAGTGAGCGCCGTGAGCGTCGCGACCGTCCTGAGCACTCCGACGCTGAAGGCGTTGACAGTGATGACAGCGACAACAGCGATAACGCTGACGAGTAA
- the rnr gene encoding ribonuclease R yields MADWQSLDPEAAREAEKYENPIPSRELILQHLADRGSPANREQLVEEFGLTTEDQLEALRRRLRAMERDAQLIYTRRGTYAPVDKLDLILGRISGHRDGFGFLVPDDGSDDLFMSPAQMRLVFDGDRALARVSGLDRRGRREGMIVEVVSRAHETIVGRYFEEGGIGFVVADNPKIQQEVLVTPGRNANAQIGQFVEVKITHWPTPRFQPQGDVVEVVGNYMAPGMEIDVALRAYDIPHVWPEAVLKEAAKLKPEVEEKDKEKRIDLRHLPFVTIDGEDARDFDDAVYCESKPGKLRLFSGGWKLYVAIADVSSYVKIGSALDNESQVRGNSVYFPERVVPMLPEQLSNGLCSLNPHVDRLAMVCEMTISKSGEMTDYCFYEAVIHSHARLTYNKVSAMLETPKLTEARQLRGEYTDVLPHLKQLYALYKVLLGARHVRGAIDFETQETRIIFGTERKIAEIRPTVRNDAHKLIEECMLAANVATAEFLKKHEIPALYRVHNGPPPERLEKLRAFLGELGLSLHKGKDGPSPKDYQALLASIKDRPDFHLIQTVMLRSLSQAVYSADNQGHFGLNYEAYTHFTSPIRRYPDLLTHRAIRSVIHSKMDTPHVRRAGAMTIPKARIYPYDEATLEQLGEQCSMSERRADEATRDVVNWLKCEFMKDRVGESFPGVITAVTGFGLFVELTDIYVEGLVHVTALPGDYYHFDPVHHRLAGERTGRSFRLGDTVEVRVMRVDLDERKIDFEMAEKTISAPIGRKKRGTEATAPAASAAKTAAEPAPAKTGRRPVKEKAPEAYRPSDAAAKNAELRKSREMKQALLSEAKSGGKAASGGKTGRSAPEKAPGGKPAKPSKHRKGPPKAGSAPAAKSGGARKPKAKS; encoded by the coding sequence ATGGCCGATTGGCAGTCCCTCGATCCCGAGGCCGCTCGTGAAGCGGAAAAATATGAAAACCCTATTCCTAGCCGCGAACTGATCCTTCAGCACCTTGCTGATCGAGGTTCGCCTGCTAACCGCGAGCAGCTGGTCGAAGAGTTTGGTCTGACCACAGAAGACCAGCTCGAAGCCCTGCGCCGCCGCCTGCGCGCCATGGAGCGCGACGCTCAACTCATCTATACCCGTCGCGGCACTTATGCGCCGGTGGACAAGCTCGACCTGATCCTGGGCCGCATCAGCGGTCACCGTGACGGCTTCGGCTTCCTGGTCCCGGACGACGGCAGTGACGACCTGTTCATGAGCCCGGCGCAAATGCGCCTGGTATTCGACGGCGACCGTGCCCTGGCCCGTGTTTCCGGCCTGGACCGTCGCGGTCGCCGCGAAGGGATGATCGTCGAAGTGGTGTCCCGTGCTCACGAGACCATCGTCGGTCGTTACTTCGAAGAGGGCGGTATCGGCTTCGTGGTCGCGGATAACCCGAAGATCCAGCAAGAAGTGCTGGTTACCCCGGGCCGCAACGCCAACGCCCAGATCGGTCAATTCGTTGAAGTGAAGATCACTCACTGGCCGACACCACGCTTCCAGCCGCAAGGCGATGTGGTTGAAGTTGTGGGTAACTACATGGCGCCGGGCATGGAAATCGACGTCGCCCTGCGCGCGTACGATATCCCGCACGTATGGCCTGAGGCGGTGTTGAAAGAAGCCGCCAAGCTCAAGCCGGAAGTCGAAGAGAAAGACAAAGAGAAGCGCATCGACCTGCGCCATCTGCCGTTCGTAACCATCGACGGTGAAGATGCGCGCGACTTCGATGACGCGGTTTACTGCGAATCCAAGCCAGGCAAGCTGCGCCTGTTCTCCGGTGGCTGGAAGTTGTACGTGGCGATTGCCGACGTCTCCAGCTACGTGAAAATCGGTTCGGCGCTGGACAACGAATCCCAGGTTCGTGGCAACTCGGTGTACTTCCCCGAGCGCGTCGTGCCGATGCTGCCAGAGCAACTATCCAACGGCCTGTGCTCGCTGAACCCGCACGTCGATCGCCTGGCCATGGTTTGCGAGATGACCATCTCCAAATCCGGCGAGATGACCGACTACTGCTTCTACGAAGCGGTGATCCACTCCCACGCTCGTCTGACTTACAACAAAGTCAGCGCGATGCTCGAAACGCCGAAACTCACCGAAGCACGTCAGCTTCGCGGCGAGTACACCGACGTTCTGCCGCATCTGAAGCAGCTTTACGCACTGTACAAAGTGCTGCTGGGTGCTCGTCACGTGCGTGGTGCGATTGATTTCGAAACGCAGGAAACCCGGATCATCTTCGGCACCGAGCGCAAGATTGCTGAAATCCGTCCGACCGTGCGTAACGATGCGCACAAACTGATCGAGGAGTGCATGCTGGCGGCCAACGTGGCCACGGCTGAATTCCTGAAGAAACACGAAATTCCTGCGCTGTATCGCGTGCACAACGGTCCGCCACCGGAGCGTCTGGAAAAACTGCGCGCCTTCCTGGGCGAGCTCGGCCTGTCCCTGCACAAAGGCAAGGACGGCCCGTCGCCGAAGGATTACCAGGCATTGCTGGCGAGCATCAAGGACCGTCCGGATTTCCACCTGATCCAGACCGTCATGCTGCGTTCGTTGAGCCAGGCGGTGTACAGCGCTGATAACCAGGGCCACTTTGGCCTGAATTACGAAGCCTATACCCACTTCACCTCGCCGATCCGCCGCTACCCGGACTTGCTCACGCACCGGGCGATTCGCAGCGTCATCCATTCGAAAATGGACACCCCGCACGTTCGCCGTGCCGGTGCGATGACCATTCCGAAGGCGCGCATCTATCCGTACGACGAAGCGACCCTGGAACAGCTCGGCGAGCAATGCTCGATGAGCGAACGCCGTGCCGACGAAGCGACCCGGGACGTAGTGAACTGGCTCAAGTGCGAGTTCATGAAAGACCGCGTGGGCGAGTCGTTCCCTGGTGTGATCACCGCCGTGACCGGTTTCGGCCTGTTCGTCGAGCTGACCGACATCTACGTCGAAGGCCTGGTGCACGTCACCGCGCTGCCGGGCGATTACTACCACTTCGATCCTGTGCACCACCGCCTCGCCGGTGAGCGTACCGGTCGTAGCTTCCGCCTCGGCGACACCGTTGAAGTGCGCGTGATGCGCGTAGACCTCGACGAACGCAAGATCGACTTCGAGATGGCTGAAAAGACCATCAGCGCGCCGATCGGTCGCAAGAAGCGCGGTACTGAAGCCACCGCACCTGCTGCCTCTGCTGCAAAAACGGCTGCAGAACCGGCTCCGGCGAAAACCGGTCGTCGTCCTGTCAAGGAAAAGGCTCCAGAAGCCTATCGCCCAAGCGATGCGGCGGCGAAAAACGCCGAGCTGCGCAAAAGCCGTGAAATGAAGCAGGCGTTGCTGTCTGAAGCGAAAAGCGGCGGTAAAGCGGCGTCTGGGGGAAAGACCGGACGGTCGGCGCCTGAAAAGGCTCCCGGCGGCAAGCCAGCGAAACCGAGTAAACACCGTAAAGGCCCGCCAAAAGCGGGTTCGGCTCCAGCTGCCAAAAGCGGCGGGGCGCGTAAACCTAAGGCCAAGTCATGA
- the dnaB gene encoding replicative DNA helicase, with the protein MNDISAPEQYDLQTASLKVPPHSIEAEQAVLGGLMLDNNAWERVLDQVSDGDFYRHDHRLIFRAIAKLADQNSPIDVVTLAEQLDKEGQTSQVGGLGYLGELAKNTPSVANIKAYAQIVRARATLRQLIGIASEIADSAFNPEGRTAEEILDEAERQIFQIAEARPKTGGPVSVNDLLTKAIDRIDTLFNTDNAITGLSTGYTDLDGMTSGLQPSDLIIVAGRPSMGKTTFAMNLVENAVLRSDKCVLVYSLEMPGESLIMRMLSSLGRIDQTKVRAGRLEDDDWPRLTSAVNLLNDRKLFIDDTAGISPSEMRARTRRLVREHGDVALIMIDYLQLMQIPGSSGDNRTNEISEISRSLKALAKEFNCPVVALSQLNRSLEQRPNKRPINSDLRESGAIEQDADVIMFVYRDEVYHPETEHKGIAEIIIGKQRNGPIGTSRLAFIGKYTRFENLAPGSYNFDDE; encoded by the coding sequence ATGAACGATATCTCCGCTCCCGAGCAATATGATCTGCAAACCGCTTCCCTGAAGGTGCCGCCGCACTCCATCGAGGCCGAACAGGCTGTGCTCGGTGGGTTGATGCTGGACAACAATGCCTGGGAACGCGTGCTCGATCAGGTCTCGGATGGCGATTTCTATCGGCATGACCACCGCCTGATCTTCCGTGCCATCGCCAAACTGGCGGACCAGAACTCGCCCATCGACGTCGTGACCCTGGCCGAGCAATTGGACAAGGAAGGTCAGACCTCGCAAGTCGGTGGCCTCGGTTACCTCGGTGAACTGGCGAAAAACACGCCATCCGTCGCTAACATCAAGGCGTATGCCCAGATTGTCCGTGCACGGGCGACCTTGCGCCAACTGATCGGCATTGCCTCCGAAATTGCCGACAGCGCCTTCAACCCCGAAGGCCGCACGGCAGAAGAGATTCTCGACGAAGCCGAACGACAGATCTTCCAGATCGCTGAGGCCCGGCCAAAAACCGGCGGCCCGGTGAGTGTGAATGACCTGCTGACCAAGGCCATCGACCGCATCGACACCTTGTTTAACACCGACAACGCCATTACCGGCCTGTCGACCGGTTACACCGACCTCGACGGGATGACCAGCGGCCTGCAGCCGTCTGACCTGATCATCGTCGCCGGCCGTCCATCGATGGGTAAAACCACCTTTGCGATGAACCTGGTGGAAAACGCCGTGTTGCGCAGCGACAAGTGCGTACTGGTTTACTCGCTGGAGATGCCAGGCGAATCGCTGATCATGCGTATGTTGTCGTCCCTGGGCCGTATCGACCAGACCAAAGTCCGGGCCGGCCGCCTGGAAGACGACGATTGGCCGCGCCTGACTTCGGCGGTCAACCTGCTCAATGACCGCAAGCTGTTCATCGATGATACCGCTGGTATCAGCCCGTCGGAGATGCGTGCGCGGACTCGACGCCTGGTGCGTGAGCACGGCGATGTCGCTCTGATCATGATCGACTACCTGCAACTGATGCAGATCCCGGGTTCAAGCGGCGACAACCGGACCAACGAGATTTCCGAAATCTCCCGTTCCTTGAAGGCCCTGGCCAAGGAATTCAACTGCCCGGTGGTGGCGCTGTCCCAGCTCAACCGCTCCCTGGAGCAACGGCCGAACAAACGCCCGATCAACTCCGACTTGCGGGAATCCGGAGCGATCGAGCAGGATGCTGACGTCATCATGTTCGTATACCGGGACGAGGTGTACCACCCGGAAACCGAGCACAAGGGCATCGCCGAGATCATCATCGGCAAGCAGCGGAACGGTCCGATCGGCACGTCGCGACTAGCGTTCATCGGTAAGTACACGCGCTTCGAAAACCTTGCGCCGGGCAGCTACAACTTCGACGACGAGTAA
- the rlmB gene encoding 23S rRNA (guanosine(2251)-2'-O)-methyltransferase RlmB: MSQLEKIYGVHAVEALLRHHPKRVKQIWLAEGRSEPRVQALIALANENRVPVGNAERRELDAWVDGVHQGVVADVSPSQVWGEAMLDELLDRSEGAPLLLVLDGVTDPHNLGACLRSADAAGALAVIVPKDKSATLTPTVRKVACGAAEVIPLVAVTNLARTLEKLKQRGLWVVGTAGEAEQSLYQQDMTGPTILIMGAEGSGMRRLTRDLCDYLVHLPMTGSVSSLNVSVATGVCLFEAQRQRSVKAAAGGKKS; encoded by the coding sequence ATGAGTCAGTTGGAAAAAATCTACGGCGTGCATGCGGTAGAAGCGTTGCTGCGTCACCACCCAAAACGCGTCAAGCAGATCTGGCTGGCTGAAGGCCGCAGCGAACCGCGTGTACAGGCGCTGATCGCGCTGGCGAATGAAAATCGCGTGCCTGTCGGCAACGCCGAGCGTCGTGAGCTCGACGCCTGGGTTGATGGCGTGCACCAGGGTGTGGTGGCGGACGTGAGTCCGAGCCAGGTCTGGGGCGAAGCGATGCTCGACGAGCTGCTCGATCGCAGCGAAGGCGCACCGTTGTTGCTGGTGCTCGACGGCGTGACCGACCCGCACAACCTCGGCGCTTGCCTGCGTTCGGCCGATGCGGCCGGTGCACTGGCGGTGATCGTGCCGAAGGACAAGTCAGCTACCTTGACCCCAACGGTCCGTAAAGTGGCCTGCGGCGCGGCGGAAGTGATTCCGTTGGTGGCAGTGACCAACCTGGCGCGTACCCTGGAAAAACTCAAGCAGCGTGGCTTGTGGGTTGTCGGCACGGCGGGCGAGGCTGAGCAGAGTCTGTATCAGCAAGACATGACCGGCCCGACCATCCTGATCATGGGTGCTGAAGGCAGCGGCATGCGTCGCCTGACTCGCGATCTTTGCGACTACCTGGTGCACTTGCCGATGACCGGCAGCGTCAGCAGTCTCAACGTTTCCGTAGCGACCGGCGTGTGCCTGTTCGAGGCTCAGCGTCAGCGTAGTGTCAAGGCGGCTGCGGGCGGCAAGAAGTCCTAA